Proteins co-encoded in one Salvia splendens isolate huo1 chromosome 4, SspV2, whole genome shotgun sequence genomic window:
- the LOC121799826 gene encoding COBRA-like protein 7, whose product MATTIIVFSLFLLILGPARAQTRNPSAPPPPPSDACNGVFLTYSYSTGKIVPPILKSDPIRQGYRFESTLTVLNNDLEELKSWQVWVGFQHDEYLVSASNAVLADGNSFPGSVGNGSVFSGYPNPDLKTGVETAGDLTQMSVQVQLVGTQFGVAPPDAPMPANISLVNEGWICPKPSLQGNSTMEVCCTRDPKFKANETLDEEFLPRRSGDLTIMYDVSRTYESNYWAQVTIENHNPLGRLDNWQLSWDWMEDEFIFAMKGAYPSVVDTSDCVFGKQGQYYQSLDFSNALNCERRPTLVDLPLAKTNDTVLGMVPFCCRNGTILPPEMDPSKSKSAFQINVFKMPPNLNRSRLTPPQNWGIKGRLNPDYKCGAPVRVSPSQFPDPAALLPGTAAVASWQVVCNITQPKGASPSCCVSFSAYYNESIIPCPTCACGCSGGTAQSCSNTAPALFLPSQALLVPFENRTLLARAWGDLHHFPVPNPLPCGDGCGVSLNWHLFTDYRGGWSARITIFNWDDFPFVDWFAAVELNKGAPGFEAVYSFNGTALDLDGDGVNNTIFMQGLEGLNYLVGESEAANPKKDPRIPGKQQSVISFTKKLTPGINVPAGDGFPSKVYFNGEECALPKVLPTSDAARSGSSGVLMSVMVVLAVFVSLRR is encoded by the exons ATGGCCACCACAATCATCGTCTTCTCCCTATTCCTCTTAATTCTAGGCCCGGCCCGGGCCCAAACTCGAAACCCGAGCGCGCCCCCTCCGCCGCCATCGGACGCCTGCAACGGAGTGTTCCTGACCTACTCCTACTCCACGGGCAAAATAGTCCCCCCAATTCTGAAGTCGGATCCGATCCGCCAGGGCTACCGATTCGAATCCACTCTCACCGTCCTCAACAACGATTTGGAGGAGCTCAAATCGTGGCAGGTCTGGGTCGGATTCCAGCACGACGAGTACCTCGTTTCGGCCTCTAATGCCGTGCTGGCTGATGGGAATTCCTTTCCTGGCAGCGTCGGGAACGGCTCGGTCTTTTCGGGCTATCCCAATCCGGATCTCAAGACGGGTGTGGAGACGGCGGGTGACTTGACCCAGATGAGCGTTCAGGTTCAGCTCGTTGGGACCCAGTTTGGGGTGGCGCCGCCTGATGCGCCTATGCCGGCGAATATCTCGCTCGTTAACGAGGGTTGGATTTGCCCTAAGCCCTCTTTGCAAG GAAACAGCACAATGGAGGTATGTTGCACTAGAGACCCCAAGTTCAAGGCCAACGAGACCTTGGATGAGGAGTTTCTCCCGCGGAGGAGTGGCGACCTCACCATAATGTACGACGTTTCAAGGACCTACGAGTCTAACTACTGGGCGCAGGTCACCATCGAGAACCACAACCCTCTCGGCCGGCTGGACAACTGGCAGCTGAGCTGGGACTGGATGGAGGACGAGTTCATCTTCGCCATGAAGGGCGCTTACCCCTCCGTGGTGGACACCTCCGATTGCGTCTTTGGCAAGCAGGGCCAGTACTACCAGTCCCTCGACTTCTCCAACGCGCTTAATTGTGAGCGCAGGCCGACCCTGGTCGACCTGCCCTTAGCCAAGACCAACGATACAGTCCTAGGGATGGTCCCGTTCTGCTGCAGGAACGGGACGATTCTCCCACCTGAGATGGATCCCAGCAAGTCGAAATCTGCATTCCAGATCAACGTGTTCAAGATGCCCCCGAATCTCAACCGGTCGCGCCTCACCCCGCCTCAGAACTGGGGGATCAAGGGCCGGCTCAACCCAGACTACAAATGTGGGGCCCCCGTGCGCGTAAGCCCTAGCCAGTTCCCTGACCCAGCTGCCCTACTTCCTGGGACAGCTGCGGTCGCGAGTTGGCAGGTCGTCTGCAACATAACCCAGCCGAAGGGCGCGAGCCCTAGCTGCTGCGTGTCGTTCTCGGCCTATTACAACGAGTCCATCATCCCGTGCCCGACCTGCGCgtgcggctgcagcggcggcacAGCTCAGTCATGCAGCAATACGGCACCGGCCCTCTTCCTCCCCTCGCAGGCCCTCCTCGTGCCGTTTGAAAACCGGACGCTTCTGGCCAGGGCGTGGGGGGACCTCCACCATTTCCCGGTTCCAAACCCTCTCCCCTGTGGAGACGGCTGCGGCGTGAGCCTCAACTGGCACTTGTTCACGGATTACCGAGGCGGATGGTCGGCGAGGATCACCATCTTCAACTGGGACGACTTCCCGTTCGTCGACTGGTTCGCCGCAGTCGAGCTGAACAAGGGCGCGCCTGGATTTGAAGCGGTCTACTCCTTCAACGGGACTGCGCTTGATCTCGACGGAGATGGAGTGAACAACACCATTTTCATGCAGGGGCTTGAAGGGCTCAACTATCTCGTTGGAGAGAGCGAGGCTGCCAACCCGAAAAAAGACCCTAGGATTCCCGGGAAGCAGCAATCAGTCATCTCCTTCACGAAGAAGCTCACACCGGGAATTAACGTTCCAGCAGGGGATGGTTTCCCGTCAAAGGTTTACTTCAACGGGGAGGAGTGCGCGCTGCCTAAAGTGCTTCCGACAAGCGATGCTGCTAGGTCTGGCTCGTCGGGGGTCTTGATGTCGGTGATGGTGGTGCTCGCTGTCTTCGTTTCATTGCGGAGATAA
- the LOC121799828 gene encoding two-component response regulator ARR2-like — MDLGVKSTPYTSSNASWKSTADAVPGQFPAGLKVLVVDDDPTCLRILEKMLKKCFYEVTTCNRAEVALNFLRDHKNGCDIVISDVHMPDMDGFKLLEHVGLEMDLPVIMMSADDSKHVVMKGVTHGACDYLIKPVRIEALKNIWQHVVRKKQHELKDKDLEHSGSVEEGERQLKAYEDTDCSHSANEGNWKNSKKRKDEEEDELEDRDNTSALKKPRVVWSVELHQQFVTAVNQLGIDKAVPKKILELMNVPGLTRENVASHLQKYRLYLRRLSGVSQHHNGLGSPFMGPTDAQFGQMSSINSVDLQALAASGHIPHHSLASIQAAALGRATSKSPMPLPLVDQRNVFNFENPKLRFPEGQNESISKQVNLLHGIPTNMDSKQLTSLHQSALGNMNMHMHSQTSQSSSLMMQMAQLRPQTRPQNLNDINGSRNGIEIISRPQYTSHPKPSTSTDFSSQGTEFSGNNTFPLPSNSGMSGAEMKGLRAFLPNYDILNNLNQSRNQEWRMLNAGSSFALLQHSSIQRGLDVSSSLGESRILSANKDTLSLVEGRDNTPNVSQQLNFPAFDKSLRSKAERLPGMGFQNGLLNERFGQEDLMSALLKQQQEGMVAPVETEFGYDGYELDNLPV; from the exons ATGGATCTTGGAGTGAAATCCACGCCTTATACAAGCTCTAATGCTTCTTGGAAGTCCACCGCCGACGCCGTTCCCGGCCAATTTCCGGCGGGCTTGAAAGTTCTTGTTGTTGATGATGACCCCACTTGTTTGAGAATCTTGGAGAAGATGCTCAAAAAATGTTTCTATGAAG TTACGACGTGCAATCGAGCAGAGGTTGCTCTGAACTTTCTCCGAGACCACAAAAATGGCTGTGACATTGTGATAAGTGATGTTCATATGCCCGATATGGATGGTTTCAAGCTCCTCGAGCACGTTGGCCTCGAGATGGATCTTCCTGTTATCA TGATGTCTGCGGATGATAGCAAACACGTAGTGATGAAGGGTGTTACACACGGTGCTTGCGACTATCTGATTAAGCCGGTCCGTATTGAGGCTTTGAAGAACATATGGCAGCATGTAGTCCGTAAAAAGCAGCATGAGTTGAAGGATAAGGATTTGGAGCACTCGGGGAGTGTGGAGGAGGGGGAGCGGCAGCTGAAAGCCTATGAAGACACTGATTGCTCCCATTCGGCAAATGAAGGGAACTGGAAAAACTCAAAGAAGAGgaaggatgaggaggaggatgagtTGGAAGACAGGGACAATACATCTGCATTGAAGAAGCCAAGGGTTGTATGGTCAGTTGAGCTCCATCAGCAGTTTGTAACGGCTGTTAATCAGCTTGGAATCGACA AGGCTGTTCCGAAGAAAATCCTGGAATTAATGAACGTTCCTGGCCTTACACGAGAAAATGTTGCTAGCCATCTACAG AAATACCGCCTCTACCTTAGAAGGCTAAGTGGCGTATCACAGCACCATAATGGTCTTGGCAGCCCGTTTATGGGACCCACGGATGCGCAGTTTGGCCAGATGTCTTCTATCAACAGTGTAGATCTTCAAGCTCTAGCCGCCTCTGGTCACATCCCTCACCATAGTCTAGCATCGATCCAGGCAGCTGCACTTGGCCGGGCCACTTCAAAGTCGCCCATGCCTCTGCCTCTTGTCGATCAAAGAAACgtttttaactttgaaaatccGAAGCTGAGGTTCCCGGAAGGTCAAAACGAGAGTATTAGCAAGCAAGTCAACTTACTCCATGGAATCCCGACGAATATGGACTCGAAACAGCTGACCTCTCTGCACCAGTCTGCGCTCGGCAACATGAATATGCACATGCACTCCCAGACGAGCCAGAGCAGCTCGTTGATGATGCAGATGGCTCAGCTACGACCGCAGACGAGGCCTCAGAATTTGAATGATATCAACGGAAGCCGGAATGGAATCGAAATCATCAGCAGGCCGCAGTATACATCTCATCCCAAGCCATCTACTTCCACGGACTTCTCTAGCCAGGGCACGGAATTTTCAGGAAATAATACCTTCCCACTTCCAAGTAATTCTGGAATGTCGGGTGCTGAGATGAAAGGCTTGAGAGCTTTCCTTCCCAACTACGACATCCTCAACAATCTGAATCAGAGTAGGAACCAAGAGTGGCGCATGCTGAACGCTGGATCGAGCTTTGCGCTTCTCCAACACTCGAGCATACAACGTGGGTTGGATGTTTCATCGTCTCTTGGAGAAAGTAGGATCTTGTCTGCTAACAAGGATACCCTCTCGCTTGTAGAGGGACGTGACAACACACCAAACGTCTCCCAGCAACTCAACTTCCCAGCCTTTGACAAATCATTAAGGAGCAAGGCAGAAAGACTACCTGGAATGGGCTTCCAAAACGGCCTCTTGAACGAACGTTTCGGCCAGGAGGACCTCATGAGCGCACTTCTCAAGCAG CAGCAAGAAGGCATGGTTGCCCCCGTCGAGACTGAGTTCGGGTACGACGGTTATGAGTTGGATAACCTCCCCGTTTAA